In a single window of the Flavivirga spongiicola genome:
- a CDS encoding FecR family protein translates to MKKIIEILELSKRISNSILNKDNPDNKDIARFFEKEDREYIINNLVDKEKLREQYLLRKKIEKSKSENWKKLEKGKKTNIRYLVFLGRVAAIFIGLFTTIYFIQIKKAPSNEIQISEEVIKLKVGKDNIKVIRQGETREIVAVSGEVLGIQNGNKIIYHTNPEIKELVYNELEVPYGKIFDIELSDGTIVHLNSGTSIKYPVNFLKGKKREVFIDGEAYFDVAKDINHPFIVNADSVAVEVLGTSFNISSYKEDTEIKTVLVEGKVNMYNTHSPNNKIILKPGYKGAWNKSEKHTYVEEVDTGLYIGWISGELIFRGSTFNNMVRKLERRYNVSISNNNVDLQNKKFNARFSVNVENIQDVMESINKISPFDYKIIDNQIIIY, encoded by the coding sequence GTGAAAAAAATTATTGAAATATTAGAATTGTCGAAAAGGATTAGTAATTCTATTCTAAATAAAGATAATCCAGACAATAAGGATATTGCGCGTTTTTTTGAAAAGGAAGATCGAGAATACATCATAAATAACTTAGTTGATAAAGAAAAACTAAGAGAGCAATATCTGTTGAGAAAAAAGATCGAAAAATCAAAAAGCGAAAATTGGAAAAAGTTAGAGAAAGGTAAAAAAACTAATATTCGTTATTTGGTTTTTTTGGGGAGGGTAGCTGCTATTTTTATAGGACTCTTTACAACTATTTATTTCATACAAATAAAAAAAGCTCCTAGTAATGAAATTCAAATCTCAGAAGAAGTAATTAAACTAAAGGTTGGAAAAGATAACATAAAAGTTATTAGACAAGGGGAAACCAGAGAAATAGTTGCTGTGTCAGGAGAAGTTCTTGGCATTCAAAATGGCAACAAAATTATATATCATACAAATCCTGAGATAAAAGAATTAGTATATAACGAATTAGAGGTACCATATGGCAAAATTTTTGACATAGAATTATCAGACGGTACAATAGTCCATTTAAACTCAGGTACTTCAATAAAGTATCCCGTTAATTTCTTAAAAGGTAAAAAAAGAGAGGTTTTTATTGACGGTGAAGCCTACTTTGATGTAGCTAAAGATATTAATCACCCCTTTATTGTTAATGCAGATTCGGTAGCTGTAGAAGTATTAGGAACATCATTCAATATATCTTCATATAAAGAAGATACAGAAATAAAAACGGTATTGGTCGAAGGAAAGGTCAATATGTATAATACACATTCTCCTAATAATAAGATTATTCTTAAGCCTGGCTATAAAGGAGCTTGGAATAAATCGGAGAAGCATACTTATGTAGAAGAAGTTGATACAGGTCTCTACATAGGTTGGATAAGCGGTGAACTCATTTTCAGAGGATCTACATTCAATAATATGGTTCGAAAATTAGAGCGCAGATATAATGTTTCTATTAGTAATAATAATGTAGATCTTCAAAACAAAAAATTCAACGCTAGATTTAGTGTGAACGTTGAAAACATACAAGATGTTATGGAATCTATAAATAAGATATCTCCTTTTGATTATAAAATTATAGATAACCAAATAATAATATACTAA
- a CDS encoding GH92 family glycosyl hydrolase, which yields MKIHIGFITACFLILSCHEGKKQNEVLTQVDLIDYVNPLMGTDSDFSLSNGNTYPAIATPWGMNFWTPMTSKMGDGWTYKYHDKKIRGIKQTHQPSPWINDYAAFSLMAITGDLKFKEDERESYFSHKAETVRPDYYSVYLADYDIVAEVAPTERAAQFQFTFPETDKAYIMLDAFFKGSMVKIIPEERKIIGYCRNNSGGVPDNFHNYFVAEFDKDFELNHTWGNDWTLVENSTNNEGEHVGAIIGFKTKRGEQIHVKVASSFISPEQAQLNLNREIGSKTFDEVKAEATKAWEKELGRIEAFSSNKEQLKTFYSCLYRVLLFPRKFYEFNANNDVVHYSPYNGKVLPGYMFTDNGFWDTFRAVFPFFNMMYPELNGQIMEGLANTYKESGWLPEWASPGHRDCMIGSNSAPIIADAHLTGVDGFDKELLFEAIIKNATVADGRPVNSVGRAGIDYYNELGYVPYDVGIHENAARTLEYAYADFTIAQMAKSLGKNDVAKKYYEKSLNYKNLFDPSNNLMRGKNKDGSFQSPFNPLKWGDAFTEGNSLHYTWSVFHDVQGLIDLMGGDEKFVAALDGVFNMPPDFDASYYGFTIHEIREMQIVNMGNYAHGNQPIQHMVYLYNYAKQPWKTQAKVRGIMNKLYTPTPDGYCGDEDNGQTSAWYVFSALGFYPVAPATNQYVMGSPLFDKVKLHLQNGNTFTISAKGNKKNSHFIQNASLNGKAFNQTWVTTQTIQDGGSLNLEMGIQPNMSWGISKEAVPYSLSHTK from the coding sequence CTTATAAATACCACGATAAAAAAATAAGAGGCATCAAACAGACGCATCAACCGAGTCCTTGGATAAATGATTACGCGGCATTTTCTCTTATGGCTATTACAGGTGATCTAAAATTTAAAGAAGACGAGCGAGAATCTTATTTTTCACATAAAGCAGAAACGGTTCGTCCAGATTATTATAGTGTCTATTTAGCAGATTATGATATTGTTGCAGAGGTAGCACCTACCGAACGAGCTGCTCAGTTTCAATTTACTTTTCCTGAGACCGACAAAGCTTACATCATGCTAGATGCCTTTTTTAAGGGCTCCATGGTGAAAATTATCCCTGAAGAGCGAAAAATCATTGGATATTGTAGAAATAATAGTGGTGGTGTTCCTGATAATTTTCATAATTACTTCGTGGCAGAATTTGATAAAGATTTTGAACTAAATCATACTTGGGGTAATGATTGGACATTAGTAGAGAACAGCACAAATAATGAAGGTGAACATGTTGGTGCTATCATTGGTTTTAAAACCAAACGCGGCGAACAAATTCATGTAAAAGTAGCATCTTCTTTTATTAGCCCAGAACAAGCACAATTGAATTTGAACAGAGAAATAGGGAGTAAAACGTTTGATGAAGTAAAAGCAGAAGCCACCAAGGCTTGGGAAAAAGAATTGGGTCGTATTGAAGCGTTCTCTTCAAATAAAGAACAACTAAAAACATTCTATTCTTGTTTGTATAGAGTACTGTTGTTTCCTAGAAAATTCTATGAATTTAATGCTAATAACGATGTTGTGCATTACAGTCCATACAACGGAAAGGTACTACCGGGTTATATGTTTACGGATAATGGGTTTTGGGATACCTTTAGAGCGGTATTTCCATTCTTTAATATGATGTATCCCGAACTAAATGGTCAGATCATGGAAGGTTTGGCAAACACTTATAAAGAATCGGGTTGGCTTCCCGAATGGGCCAGTCCGGGCCATAGAGATTGTATGATTGGTTCAAATTCGGCGCCTATAATTGCAGATGCACATTTAACAGGCGTTGATGGTTTTGATAAAGAATTACTATTCGAAGCAATCATAAAAAATGCAACCGTGGCCGATGGTCGTCCAGTAAATAGTGTTGGTCGTGCAGGTATTGATTATTATAATGAGTTAGGTTATGTACCCTACGATGTTGGTATTCATGAAAATGCAGCAAGAACCTTAGAGTATGCCTATGCTGATTTCACAATAGCACAAATGGCAAAATCACTTGGTAAAAACGATGTCGCTAAAAAGTATTATGAGAAATCTTTGAATTATAAAAATCTTTTTGATCCATCAAATAATTTAATGCGGGGAAAAAATAAAGACGGAAGTTTCCAGTCGCCTTTTAATCCTTTAAAATGGGGAGATGCCTTTACCGAAGGAAATAGTCTGCATTATACCTGGAGCGTTTTTCATGATGTGCAGGGGTTAATCGATTTAATGGGAGGCGATGAAAAATTTGTGGCAGCTTTAGATGGTGTTTTTAATATGCCTCCAGATTTTGATGCTTCGTATTACGGATTTACTATTCATGAAATTCGCGAAATGCAGATTGTGAATATGGGTAATTATGCACACGGAAACCAGCCCATACAACATATGGTATATCTGTATAATTATGCCAAACAACCTTGGAAAACACAAGCTAAAGTTCGTGGCATTATGAATAAATTATATACGCCCACTCCAGACGGGTATTGTGGTGATGAAGATAACGGACAAACATCTGCCTGGTATGTTTTTAGTGCTTTAGGGTTTTATCCTGTAGCACCGGCAACGAATCAATATGTTATGGGAAGTCCACTTTTTGACAAGGTAAAATTACATCTTCAAAATGGAAACACATTCACAATTTCTGCTAAAGGAAATAAAAAGAATAGTCATTTTATTCAAAACGCAAGCCTAAATGGAAAAGCGTTTAATCAAACTTGGGTGACAACTCAAACCATTCAAGATGGTGGAAGTTTGAATTTAGAAATGGGAATACAACCAAATATGAGTTGGGGAATTTCTAAAGAGGCTGTTCCCTATTCATTGAGTCATACCAAATAA
- a CDS encoding RNA polymerase sigma-70 factor yields MLKKTNQLNRKEYKALFNAYYTSLCLFSNKYMNDVELSKDVVQDVFINIWQKKTIPKEKLATKAYLYTAVKNKSLDYLKSKYQRVKSDQTLDDIKKSEKDSFFLREVVVVEASEIIEKAVNTLPIKCKRIINLSLKGLSNKQIAEELSISTSTIKTQKKIAYQKMRPLLKDYFLLLLSPLFL; encoded by the coding sequence TTGTTAAAAAAAACGAATCAACTAAATAGAAAAGAATATAAAGCATTATTTAATGCATATTACACCTCGTTGTGTTTATTCTCAAATAAATACATGAATGACGTTGAGCTTTCCAAAGATGTTGTTCAGGATGTATTTATTAATATTTGGCAAAAAAAAACAATTCCTAAAGAGAAACTTGCTACAAAAGCCTATCTGTATACCGCTGTTAAAAATAAATCCTTAGATTATCTTAAAAGTAAATATCAAAGGGTAAAAAGTGACCAAACTTTAGACGATATAAAAAAATCTGAGAAAGATTCTTTCTTTTTAAGAGAGGTTGTTGTTGTAGAAGCTTCAGAAATTATAGAAAAGGCTGTAAACACTTTGCCTATTAAGTGTAAAAGAATTATAAACTTAAGCCTTAAGGGCCTATCAAACAAGCAAATAGCAGAAGAGTTATCAATATCTACTAGTACAATAAAAACGCAAAAAAAAATCGCATATCAAAAAATGCGCCCTTTATTAAAAGATTATTTTTTACTATTATTAAGTCCTCTTTTTTTATAA